A part of Saccharomonospora amisosensis genomic DNA contains:
- the mbhE gene encoding hydrogen gas-evolving membrane-bound hydrogenase subunit E, producing the protein MLVAIGVHFAAALALPAVARRWDRAAFAIGALVPASAFVLALTHLGGLPATESASWAPVVGLEFTVRLDSLAMLLAVLVTGIGAIVGGYFARYAEPGNPGNGRDAAVLVAFAGAMLGLVLSDDVLSLYLFWEITTVCSFLLVGGSGLTAAERRSARQALLVTTLGGLSLLLGLILLSTAAGTLRISEIIAEAPSGPAVTAGIALLLVGVFTKSAQLPFHPWLPAAMVAPTPVSAYLHAAAMVKAGVYLVARFDPAFADRPQWWVPLVVVGLWTMVLGGVLAMRQHDLKLLLAYGTVSQLGFLLVLLAVGTRVSALAGATMLLAHGLFKSALFLTVGAIDKQAGTRDLRELSGLGRRWPVLAVSAGLAAASMAGLPPLLGFVGKETALEAFTHGSVKDLLILTGIVAGSLLTTAYTVRFFVGAFGTRGDVEPITARAPGTVFTTAVALPAAASLLLGVWPSLTDSLAGGYADRFAGEDYHLALWHGVSLPLLLSAIILLGGYLLYRAAQRYEAPSGWVPAPLRAQQGYRAAVRGLDEVAQWVTARLQTGSLPTYLGIILTTVVVVPTVGLLGGVESPLATRAWSTQLQLPLALFVVAAALTLPAARRRLTAVLLTGVVGYGVGGLFLVYGAVDLALAQFLVETLTLVVFVLVLRRFDAPFLTERSARRWASWRKATIAALGGLFVAMFAVVFSSTREGISRAGAEYIARAESEAGATNVVTAILIDFRALDTVGEITVLLVAATGAASLGLLARTARGHRMPTADARPADDEEAHR; encoded by the coding sequence GTGCTGGTCGCGATCGGTGTGCACTTCGCGGCGGCCCTCGCCCTTCCCGCCGTCGCCCGCCGCTGGGACCGCGCGGCGTTCGCGATCGGGGCGCTGGTGCCTGCCTCGGCGTTCGTGCTGGCGCTGACCCACCTCGGCGGGCTGCCCGCCACCGAGTCGGCGTCCTGGGCACCGGTGGTGGGGCTTGAGTTCACGGTGCGGCTGGACTCGCTGGCGATGCTGCTGGCCGTGCTGGTCACCGGTATCGGGGCGATCGTGGGCGGCTACTTCGCCCGCTACGCCGAGCCGGGAAACCCCGGCAACGGCAGGGACGCCGCCGTGCTCGTCGCGTTCGCCGGGGCGATGCTCGGCCTCGTCCTTTCCGACGACGTGCTGTCGCTGTACCTGTTCTGGGAGATCACCACGGTGTGCTCGTTCCTGCTCGTCGGCGGGAGCGGGCTCACCGCGGCGGAACGGCGCTCCGCGCGGCAGGCGCTGCTGGTGACGACGCTCGGCGGGCTCTCGCTGCTGCTCGGGCTGATCCTGTTGAGCACCGCCGCGGGGACACTGCGGATCTCGGAGATCATCGCCGAGGCGCCGTCGGGTCCCGCTGTGACGGCGGGTATCGCGCTGCTGCTGGTCGGTGTGTTCACCAAGTCGGCGCAGTTGCCGTTCCATCCCTGGCTGCCCGCGGCGATGGTCGCGCCCACACCGGTGAGTGCCTACCTGCACGCGGCGGCGATGGTGAAGGCCGGTGTCTACCTGGTCGCGCGCTTCGATCCCGCGTTCGCAGACCGGCCGCAGTGGTGGGTGCCGCTGGTGGTGGTCGGGCTGTGGACGATGGTGCTCGGTGGGGTGCTCGCGATGCGCCAGCACGACCTGAAGTTGTTGCTGGCCTACGGCACGGTGAGCCAACTGGGGTTCCTGCTGGTGCTGCTGGCCGTCGGCACCCGCGTGTCGGCGCTGGCGGGCGCGACGATGTTGCTGGCGCACGGCCTGTTCAAGTCCGCGCTGTTCTTGACGGTCGGGGCGATCGACAAGCAGGCGGGCACCCGTGACCTGCGGGAGCTGTCCGGGCTGGGCAGAAGGTGGCCGGTGCTGGCGGTGTCGGCGGGGCTGGCGGCGGCCTCCATGGCCGGTCTGCCGCCACTGCTCGGTTTCGTCGGCAAGGAGACCGCGCTGGAGGCATTCACCCACGGCTCGGTGAAGGACCTGCTGATCCTGACCGGTATCGTGGCGGGTTCGCTGCTGACCACGGCCTACACCGTGCGGTTCTTCGTGGGCGCGTTCGGCACGCGAGGTGACGTCGAGCCGATCACGGCCCGTGCACCCGGCACGGTGTTCACCACCGCTGTGGCGCTGCCCGCCGCCGCGAGCCTGCTGCTCGGCGTGTGGCCCTCGCTCACCGACTCGCTCGCGGGCGGCTACGCCGACCGCTTCGCGGGTGAGGACTACCACCTGGCGCTGTGGCACGGCGTCTCGTTGCCGCTGCTGCTTTCGGCGATCATCCTGCTCGGCGGCTACCTGCTCTACCGAGCCGCCCAGCGTTACGAGGCGCCGTCGGGCTGGGTGCCTGCGCCGCTGCGGGCCCAGCAGGGTTACCGCGCGGCCGTGCGAGGCCTCGACGAGGTGGCCCAGTGGGTCACGGCGCGGCTGCAGACCGGTTCGCTGCCCACCTACCTCGGCATCATCCTGACCACGGTGGTTGTGGTGCCGACGGTCGGGTTGCTAGGCGGCGTCGAGTCGCCACTGGCCACGCGGGCATGGAGCACGCAGCTGCAGTTGCCGCTGGCGCTGTTCGTCGTCGCCGCCGCGCTGACCCTGCCCGCGGCGCGGCGAAGGCTCACCGCGGTGCTGCTCACCGGCGTGGTCGGCTACGGCGTCGGCGGACTGTTCCTCGTCTACGGTGCCGTCGATCTGGCGCTGGCGCAGTTCCTGGTGGAGACGCTCACGCTGGTGGTGTTCGTGCTGGTGCTGCGCAGGTTCGACGCGCCGTTCCTCACCGAGCGGTCGGCACGGCGTTGGGCGAGCTGGCGCAAAGCCACGATCGCCGCGCTCGGTGGGCTGTTCGTGGCGATGTTCGCCGTCGTCTTCTCCAGCACCCGCGAGGGCATTTCGCGGGCCGGCGCCGAGTACATCGCCAGGGCTGAGTCGGAAGCGGGCGCCACCAATGTGGTGACCGCGATCCTCATCGACTTCCGCGCGCTGGACACCGTCGGAGAGATCACCGTGCTGCTCGTGGCAGCCACCGGCGCGGCGAGCCTCGGCCTGCTGGCGCGCACCGCCCGCGGTCACCGAATGCCCACCGCCGACGCTCGGCCCGCCGATGACGAGGAGGCGCACCGGTGA
- a CDS encoding MnhB domain-containing protein: MTERTDWESWDLPRQRWLLTERSPAGWPRSLQLEVAVRVVFPTVLTLSVYLLFAGHSSMGGGFTGGLVAGLAFVLRYVAGGSIELAAAVPIRPPAVIGAGLTLSVVTALVPLAFGEPALTSAVWQWQVPVLGKVKIASSLALDIGVYLLVLGVVLDLLRTLGSGIETRELELARPDDGRGR; the protein is encoded by the coding sequence GTGACCGAGCGAACCGACTGGGAGAGCTGGGACTTGCCGAGGCAGCGCTGGCTGCTGACCGAGCGCAGCCCGGCGGGCTGGCCACGCTCGCTGCAACTGGAAGTGGCCGTGCGCGTCGTGTTCCCCACGGTGCTGACGCTGTCGGTGTACCTGCTGTTCGCCGGTCACAGCAGCATGGGTGGCGGGTTCACCGGCGGGCTCGTCGCGGGCCTCGCCTTCGTGCTGCGCTACGTGGCGGGCGGCAGTATCGAACTCGCCGCGGCCGTACCCATCCGGCCACCCGCCGTGATCGGTGCGGGGCTGACCCTCTCCGTGGTCACGGCGCTGGTCCCGCTGGCGTTCGGTGAGCCCGCGCTGACCAGTGCGGTGTGGCAGTGGCAGGTCCCCGTGCTGGGCAAGGTGAAGATCGCCAGCAGTCTCGCCCTCGACATCGGGGTGTACCTGCTGGTGCTAGGGGTCGTGCTGGACCTGCTGCGCACGCTCGGTTCCGGCATAGAGACCAGGGAACTGGAACTCGCCCGGCCCGACGATGGGCGGGGCCGATGA
- a CDS encoding sodium:proton antiporter, translating into MNIDAVTLLVLAVVYGVGFYLLLQRSLMQVILGFVVLGHGANLFLQAAGGPPAAPAFIGLVAAEAMADPLPQALALTAVVITFGLTTFLLALAYRAWVLLGHDEVQDDLEDRRLRVAELARERRRHAEDANAADIADMADDTDDTDDTDDTDDTDDTDDTDDTDDTDGTDGEGGGATGGPGRERVE; encoded by the coding sequence ATGAACATCGACGCGGTGACGCTGCTGGTGCTGGCCGTCGTGTACGGCGTCGGCTTCTACCTGCTGCTGCAGCGGTCGCTGATGCAAGTGATCCTGGGTTTCGTCGTGTTGGGACACGGCGCCAACCTGTTCCTGCAGGCCGCGGGCGGGCCGCCCGCGGCGCCGGCGTTCATCGGGCTGGTCGCCGCTGAGGCGATGGCCGACCCGCTGCCGCAGGCGCTGGCGCTGACGGCCGTGGTCATCACCTTCGGCCTCACCACCTTCCTGCTGGCGCTGGCCTACCGGGCGTGGGTGCTGCTGGGCCACGACGAGGTGCAGGACGACCTCGAGGACCGCAGGTTGCGGGTGGCCGAGCTGGCTCGCGAACGCCGCCGCCACGCCGAAGACGCCAATGCGGCCGATATCGCCGATATGGCCGATGACACCGACGACACCGACGACACCGACGACACCGACGACACCGACGACACCGACGACACCGACGACACCGACGACACCGACGGCACCGACGGCGAGGGCGGCGGAGCCACCGGCGGGCCGGGGCGGGAGCGGGTCGAATGA
- a CDS encoding Na+/H+ antiporter subunit D, with translation MSVLVSLPVLLPLLAAAVSLLLGQVGAVQRVLSLLVLTASAVIAAVLLFGSDSDGPVTLRLGGYAPPFGITLVADRISALLLLVSMVVMLGVLVFAIGQRVTDLGRASTTTAFHPMYLVLCAGVSLAFLTGDLFNLFVAFEIMLSASYVLLTRQSTAARVRAGMTYVIVSLTSSLLFLTMVAGIYAATGTVNLADLSQRVPDLPPGVRGMLGLLLVVVFGIKSAVVPLHFWLPDSYPTAPAPITALFAALLTKVGVYAIIRTQTLLFDRSQDWNFLLAAALLTMLVGALGAIAQNDLNRMLSFLLVSHIGYMLFGLALFSVTGLTGVILYVVHHIAVQAGLFLVSGLITRHTGTASLRDMCGVASGHPAVALLFAVPALSLAGIPPLSGFVAKVVLLRAGAETATPMAYTVTGVAVLTSFLSLYAVSKVWIRVFWGRPRPPVPDVDPADEVTVGTGVTSKPMLVSAASVVAVGMVIAAAAGPLSSLSERAATDLLDRGPYRAAVLGGGDR, from the coding sequence ATGAGCGTGCTCGTGTCGCTGCCGGTGCTGCTGCCGTTGCTGGCCGCCGCCGTGTCGCTGCTGCTCGGTCAGGTCGGGGCGGTGCAGCGGGTGTTGAGCCTGCTGGTGCTGACCGCGAGTGCCGTGATCGCCGCCGTGCTGCTGTTCGGCTCCGACAGCGACGGCCCGGTCACGCTGCGCCTCGGCGGTTACGCGCCCCCGTTCGGGATCACGCTGGTGGCCGACCGGATCTCCGCGCTGCTGCTGCTGGTGTCGATGGTGGTGATGCTCGGCGTGCTGGTGTTCGCCATCGGCCAGCGCGTCACCGACCTCGGCAGGGCGTCCACCACCACGGCGTTCCACCCGATGTACCTGGTGCTGTGCGCGGGGGTGTCGCTGGCCTTCCTCACCGGTGACCTGTTCAACCTGTTCGTGGCGTTCGAGATCATGCTTTCGGCGTCCTACGTGCTGCTGACCAGGCAGTCCACCGCGGCCAGGGTGCGCGCCGGGATGACCTACGTCATCGTGAGCCTGACGTCGTCGCTGCTGTTCCTGACCATGGTGGCCGGGATCTACGCCGCCACCGGCACGGTCAACCTCGCCGACCTGTCGCAGCGCGTGCCCGACCTGCCGCCCGGCGTGCGGGGCATGCTCGGCCTGCTGCTGGTGGTGGTGTTCGGCATCAAGTCGGCCGTGGTGCCGCTGCACTTCTGGCTGCCCGACAGCTACCCGACCGCACCCGCCCCGATCACCGCGCTGTTCGCGGCGCTGCTCACGAAGGTCGGCGTCTACGCCATCATCCGCACCCAGACACTGCTGTTCGACCGCTCGCAGGACTGGAACTTCCTCCTCGCCGCCGCGCTGCTGACCATGCTCGTCGGCGCGCTCGGTGCGATCGCGCAGAACGACCTGAACCGGATGCTGTCCTTCCTGCTCGTCAGCCATATCGGCTACATGCTGTTCGGGCTCGCGTTGTTCTCGGTGACCGGGCTGACCGGCGTGATCCTCTACGTGGTGCACCACATCGCGGTGCAGGCCGGGCTGTTCCTGGTGAGCGGACTGATCACCAGGCACACCGGCACCGCTTCGCTGCGGGACATGTGCGGGGTGGCCAGCGGACACCCGGCGGTGGCGCTGCTGTTCGCCGTCCCCGCGCTGAGCCTGGCGGGAATTCCGCCGCTTTCCGGGTTCGTCGCCAAGGTGGTGCTGCTGCGGGCGGGTGCAGAGACGGCGACACCGATGGCTTACACCGTGACCGGGGTCGCGGTGCTGACCAGCTTCCTGTCGCTGTACGCCGTGAGCAAGGTGTGGATCCGTGTCTTCTGGGGCAGGCCGAGGCCACCGGTGCCGGACGTGGACCCGGCCGACGAGGTGACCGTGGGAACGGGCGTGACGTCGAAGCCGATGCTGGTGTCGGCGGCGAGCGTGGTGGCCGTCGGGATGGTGATCGCCGCCGCCGCGGGGCCACTGTCGTCGCTCAGCGAGCGAGCCGCCACGGACCTGCTCGATCGTGGACCGTACCGGGCGGCCGTGCTTGGCGGTGGTGACCGATGA